A region of the Gemmatimonadales bacterium genome:
CGTCAAGGCGCGGGAGGCGGAAAACTATCTCAAGGGGAAGAAGCCGGACGACGCGACGATCGCCGAGGCGTCGCGGCTGGCGGCGAAGGCCGCGGCCGCGGGCGCGGACCGGCGCGGGTCGGTGGAGTACAAGCGCGAAATGGCGCGCGTCATGACGGCGCGGGCCCTCAAACGGGCCGTGCAGCGGGCGGGGGGACGATAACCATGGCGACGCACCAGATCCGCGTGAGCGTGAACGGGACCGCCCACGAAGCGGAGGTCGAGTCCCGGCTGCTGCTGGTCCATCTGCTCCGTGAGAACCTGCGCCTCACGGGGACGCACATCGGGTGCGACACGACCCACTGCGGCGCGTGCACGGTGCTGATGGACGGGGAGCCGGTGAAATCCTGCACCGTGCTGGCCGTGCAGGCCGACGGCCATGAGCTGATGACCGTCGAAGGCCTGGAGCAAGGGGGCAAGCTCGACCCCATCCAGGACGGCTTCTGGCAGGAGCACGGCCTGCAGTGCGGCTTCTGCACGCCGGGCATGATGATGACGAGCTACGCGCTGCTCAAGCGCAATCCCAAGCCGGACGAGGCTGCCATCCGTCAGGCCATCTCCGGCAATCTGTGCCGCTGCACCGGGTACGTGAACATCGTGAAGGCCGTGCAGTACGCCGCGGCCAAGGCGTAAGGGGGAACCATGGCACTCCGGACCACACCCGAAGTCGGCGGCATGGGGCACTCGATCAAGCGCAAGGAGGATCCGCGCTTCATCCGCGGCAAGGGCAACTACGTGGACGACATCACGCTGCCGGGGATGCTGTACCTCGACATCGTGCGCAGCCCGTTCGCCCACGCGAAGCTCAAATCCCTCAACACCGAGAAGGCGCTCAAGGTGCCGGGCGTGCTCGCCGTCATCACGGGCGAGACGCTGAAGGGGTACAACCTGCACTGGATGCCCACCCTCTCGTCGGACACCCAGATGGTGCTGCCGGTCGAGAAGGTGATGTACCAGTCGCAGGAGGTGGCGGGCGTGATCGCGACGTCCCGGTACGCCGCCGCAGACGGCGTGGAGGCGGTCGAGGTCGACTATGAGCCGCTTCCCGTGATCGTGGACCCCTTCAAGTCGCTCGCGCCCGGGGCGCAGGTGTTGCGCACCGACAAGGAGGGCAAGAAGGACAACCTCGCCTTCCACTGGGAGGCGGGCGACCGCGCGGCGACCGACCAGGCCTTCGCCGCGGCCGAGGTTGTGGTGAAGCAGGACATCTACCTGCCGCGCATCCCCGTCGCGTCCATGGATTCCTGCGGCTGCGTCGCCTACTTCCACCCGGCCGAGGGCAAACTAACCGTCTACATGACCACCCAGGCGCCGCACGCGGTGCGCACCGTGTTGGCGCTCGTGGCGGGGCACGTGGGACTCTCGGAGGAGAAGATCCGCATCATCTCGCCGGACATCGGCGGCGGGTTCGGCGGCA
Encoded here:
- a CDS encoding (2Fe-2S)-binding protein; amino-acid sequence: MATHQIRVSVNGTAHEAEVESRLLLVHLLRENLRLTGTHIGCDTTHCGACTVLMDGEPVKSCTVLAVQADGHELMTVEGLEQGGKLDPIQDGFWQEHGLQCGFCTPGMMMTSYALLKRNPKPDEAAIRQAISGNLCRCTGYVNIVKAVQYAAAKA